In the Endozoicomonas sp. SCSIO W0465 genome, GGTCATGCATTTATTAAAGAACGAATGCGGGAAGAAGATGCGGTCTATGGCGGTGAAATGAGTGCCCACCATTACTTCCGTGACTTTGCTTACTGTGATTCTGGAATGATTCCATGGTTGCTGGTAGCAGAGCTGATGTCGCACAAGAATAAGTCGCTCTCTGAGCTGGTTGCAGAACGAATCGCATTGTTCCCATCCTCTGGTGAAATCAACAGCACCTTAGAAAATCCTCAGGAAGCCATTGATCGTATTCTGGCGATTTATGAAAAAGATGCCGTTGAGGTTGATCATACCGATGGTATCTCTCTGGATATGGGGCAGTGGCGGTTTAATTTGCGATTGTCAAACACTGAGCCGGTGATACGTCTGAATGTGGAGAGCAGGGGAGATGTGGCTTTGATGGAAGCAAAGACGGCTGAGTTGCTGGGGTTGATTCGGGAATAATTGCCAGGGTTTGTTTTTCACGGTGAGTAAGGTGATCTTGTGGCACCCTGATGCTCATCGTGAGAAAACCGGAAAACCGGGGTCAGGAAAACCGGGGTCAGAAACCGGGGTCAGAAACCGGGGTCAGAAACCGGGGTCAGAAACCGGGGTCAGAAACCGGGGTCAGGTCTTGATTCTAGAAACCGGGGTCAGGTCTTGATTCTTGACGCTGCATAATCCTGTTCTACTTTTATAGCTCTTTGTTTATGACTTGGGGGTATAAGAGTGAGCAGGCCGTTGCGTATTGAGTATGCGGGTGCGCTGTACCATGTGACGTCGCGGGGGAATGAACGTAAGCCGATTTATTGGGAAGAAAAACAGGGGTCGGAAGAAAAACAGGGGTCAGGTCTTGATCCTTGACACTGCCTAATCCTGCTCTACTTTTATAGCTCCTTGATATGGGTTGGGGGTAAAAGAAGTGAGCAGGCCGCTGAGAATTGAGTACGCAGGTGCGTTGTATCATGTGACTTCACGGGGTAATGAGCGTAAGCCGATTTATCGGGAAGAGGTCGATTTTAATCTGTTTCTTGATACGTTGGCTGATGTTTGTGACCGCTTTAACTGGGTGATTCATTCCTGGTGTTTGATGACCAATCATTATCATCTGATGGTGGAAACGCCGGACGGTAATCTTTCGGCGGGTATGCGACAGCTTAATGGTGTTTATACCACTCGGTTTAATCGCCGCTATGGGCGGGTTGGGCATTTGTTTCAGGGGCGCTACAAGGCCATTCTGGTGGATAAATCAGCTTACCTTATGGAGTTGAGCCGCTACGTGGTGTTGAACCCGGTTCGGGCCAAAATGGTGGATCATCCCGCCGACTGGCTGTGGAGCAGTTACCGTTATACCCTCGGCGAAATGGATTCTCCAGACTGGTTGGCGACGGATGCGATGTTATGTCTGTTCTCTGATGACCGTGAACGAGCCTGCGAACGGTTTGTTGCGTTTGTGCTGGCGGGTGTTGGCATCAATATCTGGCTACACCTGAAGCAGCAGATCTATCTGGGGGATGACCGTTTTGTTTCCGATCAGCAGCAGTATATTGAAAAGTCGGTTAAGGGTAAGGCTCTCTCTGAAGTCCCACACAAGCAGAAACGGAAACCGGCAAAGCCCCTTGAGTTTTATCGTGCCAGTTTTGATTCTCCAGCGGAGGCGGTTTGTGCTGCGTATGCCTCCGGTGGTTATACCCAGAAGGCCATCGCGGATTTTTTTGGGCTGCACTATTCCACGGTGAGTAAGATGGTTAAGAAAGTGGGCAGTTATCAGTAGTCAGTTTTCTGAACGTAACTATTCAGCACTGAGCAAAGGCATATTACAGTAATTCCGAACAGCTCTATGAAGTGATTGATATATGTCCATTCCCTGTTTTCTGGCAGACGACAAATAGCTGCGAATCCGTGCAAACATAGAACCACCGTCTGCACTCCTGAAGCAGCCTGAGATTTTCTGCTTTAACTTGGCCATTCGAACATCCCGCTCACTGCCATTGTTATCGAAGGGAATGGTAAAATCTGACATGAAGCGCAGTGTCTCAGCCTTGAACTCAGTGAGTCGTTTGAAGAGATTGTAAGCTTTAGTATTCTTGACTTTCTTGCGCTTAAGCTCCTCTCGTTGCTTCTCCATATAGACGACTTCTTTCATTAGAGCCCGCTGAAGCAACCGGTCATAAATCTTCTCGATTCGTTCACAGACAACACTTGGCATCTGTAGCATACCTATGGTCTTAAAGCCCTTGCAGTAATGCCAGGAAAGCCTCAGTAGCTTCATCAATCGCAACGCCAGTTGATTGCTGTCCCTATCAACAACACCCAAAAGCTCCCTCAGGTGATGGGCATTGCAAAGTACGTGAGTTGCCGCATATGCAAAATAGGATTTCCAATGATCATGAACCAGAACGCCTGCAAATGTTAGCAGTATGCCCATCGTGTCCATGGCCTCACGACCTCGCTTTTCAGACAAGTAGTAGAGCGTCCATTGTTCATCCCGCATAACGTGTAGCCAGTGCAAAGAGCCCTCGGCCCGCATACCCGTTTCATCGGCTCCGGCAACAGACGATTCCCGCAAGGCGTCACGAATAACCTCTTCAGTAGAAGCCAGATTTTCATAGGTTCTGGCCACAAAATTGGCGACAGTGCCTGCACTTACACTCATTTTATAGAGAGTATTAAAATACTCTGACACGCGCTTAAAAGGCAGGAAATGGTATTGGTTAAGATAGACGGCCATAGCCTGTGTGGCTGAGCCATATTGTGCGGCAGCGGTAACACCTTCCGGGAATTCAGCCTGATTCCGACAACCACAAGTGCAGATTTTTACTTCAGCTCTATGGGCCGTTACTTCAAATTCACCCGGTCTCCCTGGTTCAAACACCTGTCGTTCAATATATTTGACCGGCTCACTATCAAGAAGAGACGCCTGACATTTATTGCATTCTTTAACCGGAAGGTACTCAATATAGTCAGGGATATCGACCTGTTTAAGACAAGTGCCCTGATGCCCTTTCTTTCCACCGGCTTTATTACCAGAAGACTGTCTCAGACTTTTAGGATTGGGTTTTTCATCCGATGGATCGGTACCTTTATCTGCGGAAAGGTCG is a window encoding:
- a CDS encoding transposase, whose product is MTSRGNERKPIYREEVDFNLFLDTLADVCDRFNWVIHSWCLMTNHYHLMVETPDGNLSAGMRQLNGVYTTRFNRRYGRVGHLFQGRYKAILVDKSAYLMELSRYVVLNPVRAKMVDHPADWLWSSYRYTLGEMDSPDWLATDAMLCLFSDDRERACERFVAFVLAGVGINIWLHLKQQIYLGDDRFVSDQQQYIEKSVKGKALSEVPHKQKRKPAKPLEFYRASFDSPAEAVCAAYASGGYTQKAIADFFGLHYSTVSKMVKKVGSYQ
- a CDS encoding IS66 family transposase → MIPELPATMSAEILLKENAELRMRVACLEERCRELEEKVGKNSQNSSKPPSSDGYQKPCKNSNSPDHSDDLSADKGTDPSDEKPNPKSLRQSSGNKAGGKKGHQGTCLKQVDIPDYIEYLPVKECNKCQASLLDSEPVKYIERQVFEPGRPGEFEVTAHRAEVKICTCGCRNQAEFPEGVTAAAQYGSATQAMAVYLNQYHFLPFKRVSEYFNTLYKMSVSAGTVANFVARTYENLASTEEVIRDALRESSVAGADETGMRAEGSLHWLHVMRDEQWTLYYLSEKRGREAMDTMGILLTFAGVLVHDHWKSYFAYAATHVLCNAHHLRELLGVVDRDSNQLALRLMKLLRLSWHYCKGFKTIGMLQMPSVVCERIEKIYDRLLQRALMKEVVYMEKQREELKRKKVKNTKAYNLFKRLTEFKAETLRFMSDFTIPFDNNGSERDVRMAKLKQKISGCFRSADGGSMFARIRSYLSSARKQGMDIYQSLHRAVRNYCNMPLLSAE